CCGGCGACAGATCGCCATCCTCGAACGCATCGAGCTTGGACTTCATCCGACGCAGGTTGAAGAACAGCTTCTTCTGCGCGGCGGTGGTGCCCATTTTCACCAGGCTCCACGAGCGCAGGATGAATTCCTGGATCGACGCGCGAATCCACCACATCGCGTAGGTGGCCAGGCGGAAGCCGCGGTCGGCCTCGAACTTCTTCACACCCTGCATCAGGCCGATATTGCCCTCGGAGATCAGCTCGCTCACCGGCAAGCCGTAGCCGCGATAGCCCATGGCGATCTTCGCCACGAGGCGAAGGTGCGAGGTGACCAACTGCGCAGCGGCGTCGGTATCGCCATGCTCCTCGAAGCGTTTCGCGAGCATATATTCCTGCTCGGGCGCGAGGAGCGGAAATTTCTTGATTTCGCTCAGATAGCGATTGAGGCTTGCCTCGCCGCCAAGGGCGGGGATCGTCGCGGGGACGTTGCTGCGGGCTGCCATGGTAAGTCTCCCTTTTTGCGCCGGCTGCTCCAGAATAGGCTGCATCCGCACGGTAATCTAAATATAGATTGTATCGAAGAGTTCCTGCATGTCCGACGGCATTTCGCTATCGAACGACAAAGCGTTACTTTTGACAGGGTGAATGAACCCAAGCCGGGCTGCGTGCAACGCCTGACGCCGGAAACCCAGGGTTTCCAGAACTGCTTTGTGGCCCTGCTTTGTTCTACCGTAAACCGGATCGCCGAGCAAGGGGTGGCCGAGTGAGGCCATGTGGACGCGGACTTGATGCGTACGGCCGGTTTCGAGTCTGCATTCGACCAGAGCACCTTCGCGGAGCCGTTCGATCGTGCTGTAATGCGTGACGGCGCGCTTGCCGCCCGGGACGATCGCGATCTTCTTGCGATTCGACGGCGACCGCGCAAGCGGCGCATCGACCGTTCCGGCCGGCGGGGCAGGGCGGCCAGACACGATCGCCTTGTAGCGCCGGTCGATGCTGTGATCGTGAAACTGCCGGGCGAGACCCTCATGCGCCCGGTCGGTCTTCGCCGCGACCATCAGGCCGGACGTGTCCTTGTCGATGCGATGGACGATACCGGGCCGAGCCACGCCGCCGATACCCGACAGATTGCCCGCGCAATGGTGGAGCAGCGCGTTGACCAGCGTCCCGTCGGCATTGCCGGCAGCCGGATGCACCACAAGCCCGGCCTGCTTGTCGATGACGATCAGATACTCATCTTCAAACACGACGTTGAGCGCGATGTCCTGCGCCGCATTCTCGGATGGCGCGGCTGGTGGAAACGTGACGTGGTAGATTGCCCCGGGGATCGCCTTGCCCGATGGATCGCTGGCGAGCTTTCCGTGCGCATCGGTCACCGCCCCGCTCGTGATCAGCGCCTTAAGCCGCTCGCGTGAAACCTCAGGGAGGGCGTCTGCGAGCGCGCGATCGAGGCGCAAGCTTGGGGTCTCGTCGGAGACGCGCGCTTCAATGGTGGCAACCCCCCGGTTCATGGACTAGAATCTGGGCATGGCGTTGGAGATTTCAAGCACTCTCTTGGTGGGACTGCTAAACGAAGCCGAAAGAAGCCCGGAGCATGAGGTGTGCGGGTTGCTATTCGGCACACCTGCTCGGATCGAGCAAGCGTTGCGCTGCTGCAATGTGGCGCCCGATCCCCGGTCCGCTTTCGAAATCGACCCGGTGCAATTGATTGCGGCGCACAAGGCAGAGCGTCGCGGTGGTCCAAGGATTGTCGGCTGCTACCACTCGCATCCCTCTGGCCCGCCGCTGCCGTCGGCGCGCGATGCTGCAGCAGCAATGACGGACGGTGCGATCTGGCTGATCATCGCGCGACGGGAAGCCGGATTTTTCTGTGCGATCGAAAACGGCGCGATCGAGCGCCGCTTCGTCGCGGTTCGTCACGAGATTGTGGAACCATGAGTTGGGTCGCTGCGCTGTGGGTTGCGTCGCTGCGCCAGCATCGTCAGAAGAGCGGCACGTTTTGACCCGAAAGCCAAACACCAGATGACGATGACCTCCGTCGATTTTGCCAGCCTGTTATGTTCGCGGTTGTGCCATGATTTGCTCAGCCCGGTTGGCGCGCTCAACAACGGGCTCGAGCTGTTGGCCGACGAGCATGACCCGGAAATGCGAGCGCGCTGCCTGGAGTTGCTGAGCGATAGCGCCAAGGCATCGGCGAACAAACTCAAATTCTTCCGGCTCGCTTTTGGTGCCGCAGGCGGATTTGGCGAGACCGTCGATGCGCGCGAAGCGCGCGCCGCGATCGAGGGGCTGTTCGGCGACGGGCATAAGGTCAAGCTCGGCTGGCTGGTCGAAGACGCCACTTTGCCCAAGCCGGCAATCAAGGTGCTGCTGAATCTGGCGCTGATCGCGGGCGATGCGCTGGTGCGCGGCGGCCAACTCGACGTCGGCGCGGAGAGTGTCGATGGTCAAGTCGAGATCGTCGTGCGTGCCGATGGCCCGCGCATCGTGCTTGATGGAGAGATGCGCGCAGCGCTGACCGGCACGCACGGCGAAGCGGTGATCACGCCGCGCGCGGCCGCGGCCTATCTCGTCCATGCACTTGTTCAGGAAGGCGGCGGCATGGTCCAGGTGTCGGACCCGGATGAGGCGGTCCTGCTGTTCGGGGCGGCGTTTAAAGTCGCCTGAACCGGCGCGGCTAAACGGCTCCTTAACCACTCTCCGCCCATGCAAGACCCTGCTGTTCCGCGGGGGCTCATGGACGATCTGCTACAGGAATTCATCGCCGAGACGCGCGAGACGCTGGAAGCGCTCTCGGGCGAGATCGTCGCGTGGGAATCCGCGCCCGACGATCGCGATCGGCTGGATGCGATTTTCCGTTTCGTCCATACCGTAAAGGGCAGCTGCGGTTTTCTCGATCTGCCCCGGCTGGCACGGCTTAGCCATGCCGCCGAAGACGTGCTCGCCGCAGTCCGTTCCGGCGAGCGGAGTCCCGACACGCGCCTCGTCAACGCGGTGCTCGCCATCGTCGATCGGATCGGCGAGATCGTCGAGGCGATCGATGCGGGTCATGCGCTCGACGATTCGGGCGAGGATTTGTTGATCGCCGCGCTCGATACTGGTTCCGAAGCCGTCGTATCGGCGACCGCACCCACATTGCGCGCGGCGACACGCAGCGTGCGGCTGAACGTCGATTTGCTCGACCGGATGATGAGCGGCATGTCCGACATGGTGCTCGCGCGCAACGAGCTTGCGCGGCGGATGCGCGACGATGGCGCAAACCCGAGCGTAGAGGCGGCGCTCGAACGCTTGTCGCTGACCGTCGCCGAGATGCGCGACACCGTGACTCGGACCCGGATGCAGAAGATCGACGCGTTGTTTTCAGCCCTGCCGCGCATGGTGCGCGATACTGCGGCCGAACTCGGCAAATCGGTGACGCTCCACATCGAGGGCAGCGACGTCGAACTCGACCGCGAGATGATCGAGATGATGCGGGATCCGCTCGTCCACATCATCCGCAACTCGATCGACCATGGGATCGAGGCCCCGGCGCTGCGTCGGATGGCGGGCAAGCGGGAAAACGGCTGGCTTAACGTGTCGGCGCGGCAGTCGGGCAACCAGATCATCATCGAAATCTGCGATGACGGGCAGGGGATCGATACCGACCGCCTCGTCGCCAAGATCGCCGATAGCGGCCTGCGCAGCGAAGCCGAGCTGCGCGCACTTGGCGAGCAGGCGCGGCTCGAGCTGGTGTTCGAGCCTGGGCTGTCGACCAAGGATACGGTCACCGCCATTTCCGGCCGCGGCGTCGGAATGGACGTGGTGCGCGCCAATGTCGAACAGATCGGCGGGCGGATCGATCTCGCCAATGCGCCGGGGAAGGGCGTGCGGATCTCGATCCATGTTCCGCTGACCTTGTCGATCATGGCGACGATCGGGATTGGGGTGCGCGATCAGCGCTTCGCGATCTCGCGTCAGGCGATCGAGGAGATCGTTCGTGTCGGCGGCGACGCGATCCGGATCGACCGGATCGGCGACACGCTGACAGCAACGGTTCGGGATCGGCGGATGCCGTTGATCGATCTCGGCGCGATGCTCGGCTTCGAGCCCAGTGAACCGGCGATGCTGGTGATCGTCAGCGTGTCGGGCGGCAGCTATGCACTCGCGGTCGATACCGTACTCGACCATGAGGAACTGGTGATCAAGCCGGCCTCGCCCGCCGTCATGGCGACCGGCATTTATGCGGGCCAGACGCTGCCCGACAGCGGGCTGCCGATGCTGATGCTCGATTGCGCGGGGATCGCACACGCGGCCGGTCTGGAATTCCACCGCGAAGCCGCGGCGGACGAGGTGGCGGTGGAAATCCGTGCCGCTGGCGTCCAGGCGCTGTTGTTCGACGATCTCGATGGCACGCGGCGGATCGTGCCGTTGTCGGTGATCGACCGGGTCGAGCCGGTATCGACCGGATCGATCCGCTTCTCGGCTGGCCAATTGCGTTTATCGGTCGAGGATGCGATCATTCCGCTGGTCGCCCTGGGGGATTGGGCGGCCAAGTCCTCGGTGTCGGTGCTGCGCTTGCGCGATGGCGGGATCGAGATCGGCTATGCGATCGGGGAGGCACTCGATATCGTCGAGCTTCCCGAAGCCATTGTCGCCGCGCGGGAGCCAGGGCCGATCGCGGGGGTGGTGGCAATCGATGGCGATCAGGTCGAAGTTGTCGATCTGCACTGGATCTTTGCGCACTATGCGCATGGCGGAGCCGAAGTGGGCGCGCCGTTATGCTTGCTCGACGGCACCGAATCCTCATGGATGACGACGTTCCTGAAGCCGGTGCTCGAAGGTGCTGGATACCGCGTCACCGCCGGGCTGCGGCCCGGCGAACGCGCACAGGTCGTGGTTCGTATGGCCGACGACACCGCGACCACGGCGGTGTCCGCGCCTGTCGTGCGCTTGCGGCGCGAGGCGGAGGGCGATGAAGGCAGCGTCTTCCGATACGACCGGCAGGGGCTGCTCGCGGCGGTCGCACGGTCGGCGGGAGGTCGATGATGGCGCTGTTTCTGATCGCGCAGATCGCCGGACGGACCGTGGCGATCGAGTCCGGGCAAGTCGAATCGGTCGTCGATATCGGCGTGATCGTGCCGGTGCCGCGTTCTGAACGGCACGTGCGCGGGCTTGCGGCGTTGCGCAGCAGAGTCGTGACGGTGATCGATACGCGCGCTGCCCTCGGCCTCGAACCTGGCCCGCAAGATGCGATGCGCGCGGTTATCACGATTGTCGACGGGCATCATTACGCGGTGTTGGTCGATGCGCTCGATGATGTGGCACCGTTCGAACTGATGCCGCTGTCGACGGGCCTCGTGCTCGACAAGGGGTGGCGGCTGATCGGTCGCGGGCTGGTTGAGCGTGACGGCGAGCCGATCCTGGCGATTGCGCTCGATTCGCTCATCCCGGGGGCAGGCGCGATAGCTGCCTGAATTTTCGCGGATTAACGGGTCGCTTACCCATTTGGCGCAAGGTTACCGGCAAGCGTGCTTAAACAGGGTGACTCCATGAAAACCTGCCTCGTCGTCGACGATTCGAAAGTGATCCGCAAGGTCGCACGCCATATTCTGGAGACACTCAACTTTCAGGTGAGCGAAGCCGGTGACGGCCGCGAGGCGCTCGACGCCTGCCTCGTCTCGGCCCCTGACGTGATCCTGCTCGATTGGAACATGCCGGTGATGAGCGGCATGGATTTCCTGCGGGCGCTGCGCGACAGCAGCATTCCGACGCGCCCAAAGGTGGTGTTCTGCACTACTGAGAATGGCATGGCGCACATCCGCGCGGCGATCGAAGCCGGGGCGGACGAATATGTGATGAAGCCGTTCGACCGCGAAACGCTGGAAAGCAAACTTCAGATCGTCGGCATGGCCTGAAGAGGCGGCGCATGATGCCCATCCAGACTGCTCCCAGGCCTGATCCGCTCCCCTTTGGCAATGCGCCGCCGCACGTGCTGATCGTCGACGACTCGGTCGTCGCGCGGGCCGTGATCGCGCGCGCCGTCGAACACGGTGGCCGGTTCGTCGTCGCAGGTGCCGTCTCAAGCGCGGCGGCCGCGTTCGACTTCCTGCGGCAGAACCGGGTCGATGGAATCGTGCTCGACATCCAGATGCCCGGTATCAGCGGATTGGTCGCCTTGCCCGATCTGATCGCGGCGGGACGCGGGGCGAAGGTGCTGATCGTCTCCTCCTCCGCCAGCGACGGCGCTGCAGCGACGATCGAGGCGCTTGCGCTCGGCGCGGCAGACACGCTGGTGAAGCCCGACGTTGGGGATTTTGCGGGGCGTTTTTCGGTTTCCCTGGTCGAAAAACTCACGCGCTTGCTTACGTCTGAAACTGCGGCAGATCTGCCGGTGCAGCGGCCTGGACCCGCGCCGTTGACCGGCGTCGGCAACGGCTTCGATATCGTCGCGATCGGCGCATCGACCGGCGGGATCCACGCGCTCAGCGTGCTGTTACGGGAATTACCCACGGCCTTCTCGGTCCCGATCCTTATCACGCAGCATTTGCCTGAATCGTTCATGCCCTATTTTGCAGCGCAAGTGGCGGTGCTCGCCAATCGGCCGTGCGACGTGGCCACCGATTGTATGCGGATTCGGCCCGGCCGCGTGATCATCGCCCCCGGCAACGCGCATATGCGGATCGTGAGCACCGGCGACGCCACCGCCGTCCGTCTTTCCAGCGAACCGAGCCGAAGCGGTTGCATGCCCTCGGTCGATCCGACGTTCGAAAGTCTTGCCGACGTCTATGGCAGCCGGGCTCTCGGCATCGTGCTGAGCGGGATGGGGCGCGACGGGTGCGAAGGCGCGCAAAGACTGATCAACTGCGGAGCCGCGGTCGTCGTGCAGGATCAGGCCAGTTCGGTCGTTTGGGGCATGCCCGGCGCGATCGTCGGCGCGGGCATCGCCAGCGCCGTGCTGACGCCGGTCGAGATAGGTCGCCTCGCCGCAGCGCGGCGACGTCCGGCATGACCGCACCACATACCGCCACCCCGCCCCCCCGCCAGCCGACAGCCCGACCCTCGACCAAGAGCGCTATGACCGTCCTGACCGCGATCCTGGAAGCGCGCACCGGCCAGCAACTCGCCGCTAACCGCGAATGGCGGGTCGAGACGGTGTTGAAGCCGTTGCTGCGTGATCTCGGGATCGACAGCATCGAGGCGCTTGCCGGCGCCGCGCAACGCTCGTCTGACATCGGCGACCGGGTAGCCGATGCCTTGCTCAATCAGGAAAGCTCGTTCTTCCGCGACGCCGCCGTGTTCGACATGGTCGCCGAGGCGGTCGAAGGGATCCACGCCGAGCAGCCGCGCCGCCGACCGCGGATCTGGTCGGCGGGATGTTCCTTCGGGCAGGAGCCTTTATCGCTCGCGATGCTATTCGATGAAAAGTGGGTCGGTCGCACGACGATGACACCCGAAATCGTGGCGACCGACGTCTCCGACATCGCGCTCGCGCGGGCGCGTTCGGGCCGCTATTCGCAGTTCGAGATCCAGCGCGGGCTCCCGATCCGGCGCATGGTGCGCTGGTTCGAATCCGAGGGCGACGCATGGGTCGCCAACCCCGAACTCGTCCGTCGGATCGCGTTTCGTCCGATGAACCTGGTAAGCGATCCGCTCCCGATCGGCCGGTTCGACGTGATCCTGTGCCGAAACGTACTGCTCTATCTGAATGCCGAGCTGCGACGGACGGCGTTCGAGCGCTTTGCTACGGTGATCCGGCCAGGCGGCGTTCTGGTGCTCGGGGCGGGCGAGACGGTGATCGGGCAGACCGAGGCGTTTCGGCCGAGCGCACGGTATCGCGGCCTTTATGAGCCATCACACGGGGTTCCTTGATCGCGGCGTCCGTGCTTAAGCTGACGTTCGGCTATCGCGGGGACTGCCCATGACCATCATCGACACGCCCTCGCCCAATTTCGACGAGCGGCTGCTGCCCGTCTCGATCGTCGTGCTGCATTATACCGGTATGCAGACGGCGCAGGCCGCAATCGATCGGTTACGGGATCCCGAAGCCAAGGTTTCCGCGCATTATCTGATCGCCGAGGACGGGCAAGTGCTGCGGTTGGTGTCCGAAGACAAGCGCGCCTGGCACGCCGGCAAGGCGCGCTGGCGCGGGATCGAGGACGTCAATTCCGCCAGCATCGGGATCGAAATCGTCAATCCCGGCCATGAATTCGGCTATCGCCCGTTCCTGGAGGAGCAGATCGATGCGCTGGTGCCGCTGCTCGCTAGCATCCAGGAGCGGCACGGCATCACGCGCGGCAATGTCGTCGGGCATTCCGACATCGCGCCGACGCGCAAGCAGGACCCGGGCGAGCTGTTCCCATGGAGTCGCCTCGCCAAGGTGCGCCTGGCGTTGCCGCGTCCGACGCAGAAATTGATGGACCCTTTATGGTCCGATGCCGGTTTCCTCGTCGCGCTCGAACGTTTCGGCTATGATGTGTCCGACAAGCTCGCCGCGATCGTCGCGTTCCAGCGCCGCTTCCGCCCCGAGCTGATCGACGGCGTCATTGATGGCGAGTGTCGCAGCATCCTGCTCGCCTTGCTGTTGCCAAAGCCGACCGGGGACGAATGAGTTTGTCTTTCGCGCAAGAGTCGCGCTAGGGGCCGTCCCAGCCAGAGGGTCGGGCGGCCGCGGGTGCTTTCGGGCACGCGAGGAAAGTCCGGGCTCCGCGGAACGACGGTGCCGGGTAACGCCCGGCGGGGGTGACCCTAGGGAAAGTGCCACAGAGAGCAGACCGCCGATGTCCCTTTTCTCGATGCAAATCGGGTAACTGGAACAGGCAAGGGTGAAAGGGTGCGGCAAGAGCGCACCGCGCGCCTGGTAACAGGGGCGGCATGGCAAACCCCACCGGGAGCAAGATCGAATAGGGGCGGCACATGGGCATCGTTTCTGCTCGTCGCCCGGGTTGATTGCTTGAGGCGGCGTGCAAACGTCGTCCTAGAGGAATGGTCGCCTATCCCCGTCGCATGGCGGGGTGGACAGAACCCGGCTTACAGGCCCTCTGGCGCTCGTTTGTGTCGCGGTGCCGGCCCGCTCCCCCGCCCGGCCTCCCACAGCGTATCCTGAATGGGAGGCCGGGCGGGGGAGCGGGCCGGCACCGCGAAAAAGCGCAAGAGTCGCAAAAGCGTCATGGCGCTATCGCGCTGCGATGCTTAGATGGGCCGCTATGGCACGCTCCACATCACGATCGGTCGACTGGGGCTTCCCGCGCTGGCGTGCCTATGGCGAGGCGAGCACTGCGGCGGCTACCGTGCGGCTGTGCGACCGGCATGGCTGTACCGAGAAGGGCGATTGCCCAGCGCCGAAATCCCCCAACAGCCCCGAGCGCTGGTACTTCTGTCAGACGCACGCTGGCGAATATAATCGCGGCTGGAATTACTTCGAAGGCCTGAGCGCCGAGGAGGCGGCCGAACGCGAGCGCGCCGAGACGCAAACTGCCGAGGGCTATACCGAATCGCGCCATCATCAATGGGCAGGGCCGGGCGACGGGTCACGGTCGCGCGACGAGATGCGCGCGCTCGATGTGCTCGAGCTTGAGATCGATGCCGATTTCGAGGCGGTGCGCATGGCGTGGCGTCGGCTGGCGAAATCGAACCATCCTGACGTTAGACCCGGCGACAAGGAAGCCGCGGCGCGGTTTCTTGCGATTCAGGCGGCGTATGACGTGCTTAAGGCCGCGGAGGATGCGCGCACCTGGAAGCCGGAATCTGGGAAGCCGGTTTGAGGACGGTTCGCTCCGACTGGGCCAACACGATCCTCGTCTGCAAGAAATGTTCGAAGAAATTGGATGGCGGGTTCGGGCCGAAGGGCAAGACGTCACTCGCCAAGGCGTTGCGGCAGGACCTTGGTGTGCGCAAGGGACGGAAGGGTGCTCTCGGGATCATTGAGGTGAAGTGCCTTGGCGTGTGTCCCAAGGGAGCGGTCACGGTCGTTAACGGTGCCAAGCCGGGAGAATGGCTCTTGGTCAGCGAGGGTGCTGCCATCGAGTCGGTGGTGGATGCAGTGGGGCTGCACGCAGCGACCCAAATGGCAGCGGAAAATCCTTAAAGTCACACGAGTCGCACCAACGGCGGTCATCCGCGCCGGTGAAGGCTATCCATAAACCCGTTCGTTTCGAGCGAAGTCGAGAAACCCGCCCCAATCGCGAGGCAGGTGTCTCGACTTCGCTCGACACGAACGGTCGGATGGACACGCAACCTGCGGTTATTTGCAGCCGGACATGTCAAAGAGCTGCGGCATGTTGATGCAATCAGCGTTTGTAGGACAGCCCCAACTCCCCCGCCTCAGCCGGTTACGTATCGCGCCGCCGTATCGCGGATCAGCGCGATCATGTTGGGGATGCCTTGCGTGCGGTTGGAGCTCAATTGCTTGCTCAGGTCGAACGGGGCGAGCGCGCCGGGAATGTCCGTGGCGAGGATCGCGGCGGGCGGCTGATCCTGCACCGTCAGCAGGACCAAAGCGATGATGCCCTTGGTGATCGCCGCATTCGAATCCGCGAGAAAGTGCAGCGTCCCGTCGTCCTTGGCGGTGGGATAGACCCAGACCGAGGCGGAGCAGCCGCGGACCAAGGTCGCGTCGGTCTTGAGCGGGGTAGGCATCTCTTCCAGTTCGCGGCCGAGATCGATCAGCAGGCGGTAGCGGTCGTCGGCTTCGAGGAAGCTGTATTCGGATTCGAGGTCGGCGAGGGTTTGCATGGGGGGGCTATAGCGGCGCTTCCGCTTCCCCGCCAATCCTTCCCCGGCGAAGGTCGTAGCCAGTTTCGAGCGGTTCGTGGTCGGGCACCGCGCTCTGCTGGCTCCGAATTCCCGACTGGGCCCCGGCGTTCGCCGGGGTGGAGGCAAAGAGGTGGTAGGGAAGGGGGAGGATCAGAGATCCACCCCGGCCGCGATCGCCTCCAGCTTGCGGATCCGTTCCTTCAGGTCAGCGATCTCGATCCGGGCGCCGGCATTGTGGACGGCCGGGCTGCGCTCTGGTTCGCCGAAAGCGTGCAGTTCCTGCTGCTTGAAGGCAAGCCAGCCGCGCCAGCCGGTGAGGGTGGCAAAGGTCAGCATCGAGAGGCCTACCAGGCCGGCGGCAGCCATGGTCACATAGAAGG
Above is a genomic segment from Sphingomonas sp. HMP6 containing:
- the rpoH gene encoding RNA polymerase sigma factor RpoH — translated: MAARSNVPATIPALGGEASLNRYLSEIKKFPLLAPEQEYMLAKRFEEHGDTDAAAQLVTSHLRLVAKIAMGYRGYGLPVSELISEGNIGLMQGVKKFEADRGFRLATYAMWWIRASIQEFILRSWSLVKMGTTAAQKKLFFNLRRMKSKLDAFEDGDLSPEHLAKIAKDLGVTEAEVTSMNRRMAMGGDTSLNVPMREDGEGQWQDWLQDDAPLQDTVVAEAQEADVRHEMLTSAMSDLNEREKFILTERRLTDEPKTLEELSQVYGVSRERVRQIEVRAFEKLQKAMMRIAGDKRMLVAA
- a CDS encoding RluA family pseudouridine synthase codes for the protein MNRGVATIEARVSDETPSLRLDRALADALPEVSRERLKALITSGAVTDAHGKLASDPSGKAIPGAIYHVTFPPAAPSENAAQDIALNVVFEDEYLIVIDKQAGLVVHPAAGNADGTLVNALLHHCAGNLSGIGGVARPGIVHRIDKDTSGLMVAAKTDRAHEGLARQFHDHSIDRRYKAIVSGRPAPPAGTVDAPLARSPSNRKKIAIVPGGKRAVTHYSTIERLREGALVECRLETGRTHQVRVHMASLGHPLLGDPVYGRTKQGHKAVLETLGFRRQALHAARLGFIHPVKSNALSFDSEMPSDMQELFDTIYI
- a CDS encoding Mov34/MPN/PAD-1 family protein — translated: MALEISSTLLVGLLNEAERSPEHEVCGLLFGTPARIEQALRCCNVAPDPRSAFEIDPVQLIAAHKAERRGGPRIVGCYHSHPSGPPLPSARDAAAAMTDGAIWLIIARREAGFFCAIENGAIERRFVAVRHEIVEP
- a CDS encoding histidine phosphotransferase family protein → MTMTSVDFASLLCSRLCHDLLSPVGALNNGLELLADEHDPEMRARCLELLSDSAKASANKLKFFRLAFGAAGGFGETVDAREARAAIEGLFGDGHKVKLGWLVEDATLPKPAIKVLLNLALIAGDALVRGGQLDVGAESVDGQVEIVVRADGPRIVLDGEMRAALTGTHGEAVITPRAAAAYLVHALVQEGGGMVQVSDPDEAVLLFGAAFKVA
- a CDS encoding chemotaxis protein CheA codes for the protein MDDLLQEFIAETRETLEALSGEIVAWESAPDDRDRLDAIFRFVHTVKGSCGFLDLPRLARLSHAAEDVLAAVRSGERSPDTRLVNAVLAIVDRIGEIVEAIDAGHALDDSGEDLLIAALDTGSEAVVSATAPTLRAATRSVRLNVDLLDRMMSGMSDMVLARNELARRMRDDGANPSVEAALERLSLTVAEMRDTVTRTRMQKIDALFSALPRMVRDTAAELGKSVTLHIEGSDVELDREMIEMMRDPLVHIIRNSIDHGIEAPALRRMAGKRENGWLNVSARQSGNQIIIEICDDGQGIDTDRLVAKIADSGLRSEAELRALGEQARLELVFEPGLSTKDTVTAISGRGVGMDVVRANVEQIGGRIDLANAPGKGVRISIHVPLTLSIMATIGIGVRDQRFAISRQAIEEIVRVGGDAIRIDRIGDTLTATVRDRRMPLIDLGAMLGFEPSEPAMLVIVSVSGGSYALAVDTVLDHEELVIKPASPAVMATGIYAGQTLPDSGLPMLMLDCAGIAHAAGLEFHREAAADEVAVEIRAAGVQALLFDDLDGTRRIVPLSVIDRVEPVSTGSIRFSAGQLRLSVEDAIIPLVALGDWAAKSSVSVLRLRDGGIEIGYAIGEALDIVELPEAIVAAREPGPIAGVVAIDGDQVEVVDLHWIFAHYAHGGAEVGAPLCLLDGTESSWMTTFLKPVLEGAGYRVTAGLRPGERAQVVVRMADDTATTAVSAPVVRLRREAEGDEGSVFRYDRQGLLAAVARSAGGR
- a CDS encoding chemotaxis protein CheW, translated to MALFLIAQIAGRTVAIESGQVESVVDIGVIVPVPRSERHVRGLAALRSRVVTVIDTRAALGLEPGPQDAMRAVITIVDGHHYAVLVDALDDVAPFELMPLSTGLVLDKGWRLIGRGLVERDGEPILAIALDSLIPGAGAIAA
- a CDS encoding response regulator, whose translation is MKTCLVVDDSKVIRKVARHILETLNFQVSEAGDGREALDACLVSAPDVILLDWNMPVMSGMDFLRALRDSSIPTRPKVVFCTTENGMAHIRAAIEAGADEYVMKPFDRETLESKLQIVGMA
- a CDS encoding chemotaxis protein CheB; translated protein: MPIQTAPRPDPLPFGNAPPHVLIVDDSVVARAVIARAVEHGGRFVVAGAVSSAAAAFDFLRQNRVDGIVLDIQMPGISGLVALPDLIAAGRGAKVLIVSSSASDGAAATIEALALGAADTLVKPDVGDFAGRFSVSLVEKLTRLLTSETAADLPVQRPGPAPLTGVGNGFDIVAIGASTGGIHALSVLLRELPTAFSVPILITQHLPESFMPYFAAQVAVLANRPCDVATDCMRIRPGRVIIAPGNAHMRIVSTGDATAVRLSSEPSRSGCMPSVDPTFESLADVYGSRALGIVLSGMGRDGCEGAQRLINCGAAVVVQDQASSVVWGMPGAIVGAGIASAVLTPVEIGRLAAARRRPA
- a CDS encoding CheR family methyltransferase: MTVLTAILEARTGQQLAANREWRVETVLKPLLRDLGIDSIEALAGAAQRSSDIGDRVADALLNQESSFFRDAAVFDMVAEAVEGIHAEQPRRRPRIWSAGCSFGQEPLSLAMLFDEKWVGRTTMTPEIVATDVSDIALARARSGRYSQFEIQRGLPIRRMVRWFESEGDAWVANPELVRRIAFRPMNLVSDPLPIGRFDVILCRNVLLYLNAELRRTAFERFATVIRPGGVLVLGAGETVIGQTEAFRPSARYRGLYEPSHGVP
- a CDS encoding N-acetylmuramoyl-L-alanine amidase — translated: MTIIDTPSPNFDERLLPVSIVVLHYTGMQTAQAAIDRLRDPEAKVSAHYLIAEDGQVLRLVSEDKRAWHAGKARWRGIEDVNSASIGIEIVNPGHEFGYRPFLEEQIDALVPLLASIQERHGITRGNVVGHSDIAPTRKQDPGELFPWSRLAKVRLALPRPTQKLMDPLWSDAGFLVALERFGYDVSDKLAAIVAFQRRFRPELIDGVIDGECRSILLALLLPKPTGDE
- a CDS encoding J domain-containing protein, with the protein product MARSTSRSVDWGFPRWRAYGEASTAAATVRLCDRHGCTEKGDCPAPKSPNSPERWYFCQTHAGEYNRGWNYFEGLSAEEAAERERAETQTAEGYTESRHHQWAGPGDGSRSRDEMRALDVLELEIDADFEAVRMAWRRLAKSNHPDVRPGDKEAAARFLAIQAAYDVLKAAEDARTWKPESGKPV
- a CDS encoding SufE family protein — protein: MQTLADLESEYSFLEADDRYRLLIDLGRELEEMPTPLKTDATLVRGCSASVWVYPTAKDDGTLHFLADSNAAITKGIIALVLLTVQDQPPAAILATDIPGALAPFDLSKQLSSNRTQGIPNMIALIRDTAARYVTG